A genomic stretch from Fusarium musae strain F31 chromosome 9, whole genome shotgun sequence includes:
- a CDS encoding hypothetical protein (CAZy:GH47), with protein sequence MLFSLVLCTFVLSALASPSTPLSEQKLGGLRYPKQRGKHYDYTGFEPSQKKRADDIIDMFRFAWNGYYEHAFPHDSLRPKYGNYSDDRNGWGVTAVDGLDTAILMEQTDIVEIILDFIPTINFTKTNTPQPTSVSLFETNIRYLGGLLSAYDLLKGPFKHLKVNKDNVDALLKQATTLADTLKFAFDTPSGIPFGSLWIENQTSTDENSLEDGTAYTGLAAMGTLVLEWQHLSDLTGDPQYGKLANRAESYWFSPSSEVWPGLTGGRFSLKTGEILDEYGGWTSGNDSAYEYLIKMYVYDPDRFSHYGERFTLAADSTIKHLISHPSSRPDLTMAAAFTGTQQVNYTEFLACFIGGSFILGSSALDRPDWLDYGLSFSEYCANGYRYTASGIGPTLYSWDLNELAQPENKNQTLFYERAGFFIQEGAFAGGQAPEAVESWYYAYQKTHDQYWRDVAWAYTLAQNRTMRVGGGFASINNVLSPSGDGVRGGIMASFMLAETLKYMWLIQTENKGEWDVLEGGENLFVYNTEAHPLRVAAKKPV encoded by the coding sequence ATGTTGTTCTCACTCGTTCTTTGCACTTTTGTGCTATCAGCACTCGCTTCGCCTTCTACACCTCTCTCTGAGCAGAAACTCGGGGGATTGCGGTATCCCAAACAGCGCGGCAAGCACTATGACTACACCGGTTTTGAGCCCAGCCAGAAGAAGCGCGCGGATGATATCATTGATATGTTTCGCTTCGCGTGGAATGGATACTATGAGCATGCGTTCCCTCACGATTCTTTGAGGCCAAAGTACGGCAACTACTCGGATGATCGTAATGGATGGGGCGTCACTGCTGTCGATGGTCTTGATACTGCGATTTTGATGGAGCAGACGGATATTGTGGAGATCATTCTGGACTTTATCCCGACGATCAACTTTACCAAGACGAACACGCCTCAGCCTACGTCTGTTAGTTTGTTTGAGACCAATATTCGATATCTGGGTGGATTGTTGAGTGCCtatgatcttctcaaaggaCCGTTCAAGcatctcaaagtcaacaaggATAATGTCGATGCGCTGCTCAAGCAAGCGACTACACTAGCCGACACACTGAAGTTTGCTTTCGATACACCTTCTGGAATCCCGTTTGGGTCACTTTGGATCGAGAACCAGACATCTACCGATGAGAATAGCCTTGAAGATGGAACTGCCTACACAGGATTGGCTGCTATGGGcactcttgttcttgaatgGCAGCACCTTTCTGATCTCACTGGTGATCCCCAATATGGCAAGCTGGCCAATCGCGCTGAGTCGTATTGGTTCTCTCCGTCTTCTGAGGTCTGGCCTGGTCTGACTGGAGGCCgcttcagcctcaagacGGGTGAAATTCTTGATGAGTATGGTGGATGGACGTCGGGTAATGACTCAGCCTATGAGTACCTCATCAAGATGTATGTCTATGACCCAGACAGGTTCAGCCATTACGGTGAGCGTTTCACTCTGGCGGCCGACTCTACCATCAagcatctcatctctcatccatcatcgCGACCCGACTTGACCATGGCAGCCGCATTCACTGGAACACAACAAGTCAATTACACCGAATTCCTCGCATGTTTCATCGGCGGCTCATTCATTCTCGGAAGCTCAGCCCTAGACCGCCCAGACTGGCTCGACTACGGCCTCTCCTTCAGCGAGTACTGCGCCAACGGCTACCGCTACACGGCATCCGGCATCGGCCCAACCCTCTACAGCTGGGACCTCAACGAGCTCGCGCAGCCCGAGAACAAGAACCAGACGCTCTTCTACGAGCGcgctggcttcttcatcCAGGAGGGAGCCTTCGCGGGCGGCCAGGCACCCGAGGCCGTGGAGAGCTGGTACTACGCGTACCAGAAGACGCACGACCAGTACTGGCGCGACGTGGCGTGGGCGTACACCCTAGCGCAGAACAGGACGATGCGCGTTGGCGGGGGGTTCGCTAGCATCAACAACGTGCTCTCTCCGTCTGGCGACGGAGTGCGCGGCGGCATCATGGCTAGCTTCATGCTCGCCGAGACGCTCAAGTACATGTGGCTGATCCAGACGGAGAACAAGGGCGAATGGGACGTGCTGGAGGGAGGGGAGAATCTGTTTGTTTACAACACCGAGGCTCACCCGCTGCGAGTCGCTGCGAAGAAGCCTGtttaa
- a CDS encoding hypothetical protein (EggNog:ENOG41): MRLLRGLVLGLLLERGLSQTEPQPEGDSITTVADPAETDPADVPAPDPSNPSDGDTPDPVDDGPTVIVDDPQPTDGDGSDARIPAPDPTDVDDPSANPDDPVETNTDDEQLAPTDQPAPTDTEPAPAPTDVDATQTDEETPQETDTNGEEATGETDAAPVVPTEALSSAAEETPEATPLASNTADDQVPQTTEEPSAEETEEPTADSEPEESTQQESRNLVAPTKTENSDAKTTDDDGNYYYAPSATEGGEAEETGDSEQTADGTTRKAAATGSGGKEKTTLATSKGAAPTSPAQDYAIDLKEADLGDYAQFQGAGDKTVVILKPPPNAEAKCDLPPTSDEDVPEGEDVRVVLSVKIADLKKGVKSGNRLQMLIDGSTIYDKELLGTGDEEESISSDKFKAALDQKVNVIHKAGDKPVQVTIQDANIRSAISGGSRGGSGGGSGGGSGGSGDDGDDSGDSGSSGGGSGGGSGGGSGSGSGSGSGDGDSSGGGASESASGTGDEGSTPSSVSGSDGQPNVAGKSFMVSEILMYALPLALALVG, translated from the exons ATGCGCCTGCTCAGAGGCCTCGTACTAGGTCTGCTCCTCGAGAGAGGCCTCAGTCAGACAGAACCTCAGCCCGAAGGTGACAGTATCACTACTGTTGCCGACCCTGCGGAGACAGATCCCGCAGATGTGCCTGCTCCTGACCCTAGTAACCCATCTGATGGCG ATACCCCAGACCCAGTGGATGATGGACCAACAGTCATAGTAGATGACCCTCAGCCCACTGACGGCGACGGATCCGATGCCAGAATCCCCGCTCCAGATCCCACCGATGTCGATGACCCCTCAGCCAATCCTGATGATCCCGTCGAGACAAATACAGACGATGAACAGCTAGCTCCCACCGACCAGCCTGCCCCAACCGACACTGAACCCGCGCCTGCCCCAACAGACGTGGACGCTACTCAGACCGATGAGGAAACTCCCCAAGAGACAGATACCAATGGTGAGGAAGCTACTGGTGAGACCGATGCGGCACCCGTCGTTCCAACAGAAGCCTTGAGCTCCGCGGCCGAAGAGACACCAGAGGCAACCCCTCTGGCATCCAACACCGCAGACGACCAAGTTCCACAGACGACCGAAGAGCCATCGGCTGAAGAGACCGAAGAACCAACCGCTGACTCTGAACCAGAAGAGTCAACCCAGCAGGAGTCCAGAAACCTTGTGGCACCGACAAAGACTGAGAATAGCGATGCGAAGACGACTGATGACGACGGTAATTATTACTATGCTCCTAGTGCGACTGAGGGGGGTGAAGCAGAGGAGACGGGCGATAGTGAACAGACCGCTGATGGAACAACCCGCAAAGCTGCAGCTACAGGTAGTGGAGGCAAGGAGAAGACTACCCTTGCTACTTCCAAGGGCGCTGCGCCAACGTCACCTGCTCAGGACTATGCGATTGATCTCAAAGAAGCTGATCTGGGCGACTATGCCCAGTTCCAAGGCGCAGGCGACAAAACTGTCGT CATCCTCAAACCCCCTCCCAACGCCGAAGCAAAATGCGATCTCCCGCCCACAAGCGACGAAGACGTCCCCGAGGGCGAAGACGTACGCGTCGTGCTCTCTGTAAAGATCGCAGACCTCAAGAAAGGCGTCAAGTCTGGTAACCGCTTACAAATGCTCATTGACGGTTCGACCATCTATGATAAAGAGCTTTTGGGCACtggggatgaagaggagagtaTTTCGAGTGACAAGTTCAAGGCTGCGCTGGATCAGAAGGTCAATGTTATTCATAAGGCCGGGGATAAGCCGGTACAGGTTACGATTCAGGATGCGAATATCAGGAGTGCTATTAGTGGAGGGAGTCGTGGGGGGAGCGGTGGTGGCTCTGGTGGTGGTAGTGGAGGTTCTggggatgatggtgatgactcTGGTGATAGCGGCTCTAGTGGTGGTGGCAGCGGAGGCGGTAGTGGAGgcggcagtggcagtggaaGCGGAAGTGGCTCAGGCGATGGCGACAGCTCAGGTGGAGGTGCTTCTGAGAGCGCCTCGGGCACCGGCGACGAGggttcaacaccatcaagtgTCTCCGGCAGCGACGGCCAGCCCAACGTTGCTGGCAAGAGCTTCATGGTCAGTGAGATCCTCATGTATGCCCTCCCTCTTGCCCTCGCTCTCGTGGGATAG